In Tachysurus fulvidraco isolate hzauxx_2018 chromosome 9, HZAU_PFXX_2.0, whole genome shotgun sequence, the sequence cacagctttcAGACAGATCTTTTTGACCTAGACTCTGTGTTCATTGTATTATGTAGAACTGCTTGATTTATTCAATGTTTTTGAGTTGCGGAACTGTACTAGTAATAAATATTCTTTTGACAAATTAACCTTTAAAGTAGGTACACTAGCTCTTGAcaatttccttttctcttttgttttctgattgttCTCTTTTGGTTTTTTTCCTTTGGTACTTAAGATAAAACCTCAAAACCAGCAGAAACTGACAGTTTGGTGCTGGTTGTAGATATTTAGATATCTAAATGTGTCTTAGACGTTGCCATTTCTCTTCCTGTAAGCAGTGGTGTGGTTACTGTGACTTGTTctgaatgaggtgtgtgtgatgcagctATTGATGAAGAAATCAAATTTTTTGTAGCTGTTTCATCTGGATAGaagctgtttatttaaatattgaaaatgAAGGATTTATAAATGGAGTAAGGAAATACATGAATGTGAAAATTAAAGTTATTAATAAAGTGAATTccacagagattttttttctacactgtTTCACATTGTTTCACTGAAACATGACAttttgatgtattcatttgtgtATAATGCCACATTACCGtatttctaaataatatttGGGTAGAAGGTGCAAtcaagaaagagacagatgcACAAACGCAGTCAGACACGGACCACCTCACCTTAACAGCGCTGAAATGGATTTATCACCTCTAACTGTCCTCATTCTGAATTCTTGCCTTTTTAGATAATTTGTCATGGGGTAACCTGCTCATTGCCCATTGTGGTGCCAGTTATTTTTGCACCTAGCAGTCAAAAGGAAAACTGCAATGACGGCTAATATTAGCACACTAGTGTAGGAGTCATGCCATGTGCTCAGCTCTCTGGTTATTTTGAATATGTGGTCAGGTCAGCTTTTTAATCGGTTGCCAGGATGGCTTAGTTTAAATATTCACACAGGGGATATGAGATCTTTAATTTTATAGCAAAAATTTGTAATTCAATCTAAGAAATTTACAAACCAAGGCAACTTATAAGCATGTCTGTAATATGGACCCTTTTAccttgtgtttatatatatatatatatatatatatatatatatatatatatatatatatatatatatatatatagcaaagATTGGGAGTAGGAAAAGAGGATTCTACCTAaagacagacaaaagaaaaatgtttatctGCTACAGGAATTCCTAGGTTTTTAGTGTTGTTTCTGAGAGGTAGTTGGGCTGGTTAATGATAATTGCTCTTCTAGACCATACACTGGGTGACTCTGTTGAAGAGCATTATGTACATGGCTTTAATTTTGTTGAGATTTCCACCAGTGTTGTCCTGCCCCACCAAAACCATGGCCAAATCTGTTATGGGATGTATGTTCTCgaaatttagaaatattttcttCTACCACAAAAGATTTAATAGTTTTCacactttttctatttttctcctGCGGTTGCATTACTTCCTACTGCTGTATTTTCTGCATAATTCTCCAGTTACTTCATTGATATGGTTATGTATAAAGCACAATATTTTAGGAACAATCCTTCAGTCTTGAGTTCccacttttttctgtttatccCAGGACACTACAAGGCACCATACAAACAGACATTTTAGCATTTAGTCCAACCTACTGGTATGTTTTCATGAGGTGGAAGGAAACTGGCAAATTTTGATGAAACAAACAAGGAAACTGGAAGTCGATCTGGAAATCTGACCCACCTTTAATATTAAAACTATAAACCATGTCCATGTTAGTCACTCAATCAGTGCATTACTTCTCCAAGGCTTCCACTTGTAAACCGTTTTCTTCACTGCGGGACCAGAGTTTACATCCCACCGCAAGCCAACATGAGTGATGTACAGCAAAACCTGGTAAACCAAATATCAGGCTTGGAGCAAAATAATCCggattctctttttattatcctTGGAGACTTTAACAGAGCAAAACTAACACTTAAACTTCCAAAATAGAGACAGCATATAAATTGTCCcacaagagagaaaaatacactggatCATTGCTACACAATTCTTAAGGACACATATTGCTCTTTACCCAGGGCAGCCTTGGGGAACTCTGATCACTGCTTGGTTCATCTTATTCCAACATACAGGAAGAAACTAAAAACTGCTAAGCCTGTAGTCAAAACAGTGAAGAGATGGACCAGTGAGGCAAAGCAGGAACTACAGGACTGTTTTTACTGCACTGATTGGAGTATCTTTGAGGCTGGAACTGACAGCCTGGATGAACtgactgaaacacaaacacccccaTTAAAGTGACATTCTCGGTCTGTTAAACCATTCCGAAATTGTTAGGTGAAGTCTCTAACAATTTCGGAATGGTTTAACAGACCGAGATTGTTAGAGACTTCACATAATTTCGGAATGGTTAGGTGAAATTGTTAGGCGAAGTCTCTAAGccttaatgaatattaaagtaCTTTATGAACAACACATGCATCATTTCCATGCTACTTGAGATTAAGAATACTGCAACGCGCTTCTCTGAACGCCTTGTTTGTCCCATTTAGCAATCCGTACGTGTAGTTTGCTCATACGTCAGCCATGAAGATGACGGAGGAAAACAGTCCTGATAAATTCACTGTTACAACGGAAGATGTTCAGCGTctgattaaaaagaaagatgaaATCGAGGAGCAGATTAAAGCGTACTACGATGTGTTAGAAGATGTAAGTGTCCCTGAAAACAGTCAGCTATAAAAGCTTCTGGGGAGTTGGTTAGCAAGTAGCTGCTACATCTAGCGCGTGACTGCGTGTTGTTTATTCTGTCACtttgtttaaataacaaatgTTCTGCTTAAAACACTTTAACTAGTCTCAGACTGTGGAATTATACTAAACCTTCTGAGGTGTTTATATCAGTTCAGTAAATCTTTAGCTAACTAAACCATGCTGGTTCTAATACACTGACATTAAGGGCAGTTAAAACACTCAATAATCCAACAAATTATGAGACAAACAATAATGAGAATCTACAGGCCGGACTCACCAATGCATGGGCCGTTTTAATAGCTTGGGTTTTGTTAGCGATAGTAAAAAGTGAACTTGTTTTAATTAGTTTGTGTGACGTAATTATCTAATTTCTGCGGCGGAATTATCTCATATCTCATCCCTCATATCTCATCCCTCATCTTATATATCATCTCTCATATCCCTCATATCTCATCCCTCATATCTCAACCCTCATATCTCGCTAGTTATAGCTGTAGCCTGGTTGTAATCAGTTGCTTTGTTTCCATGTCATACCAAGTTGCAGCAACGACTCCTTTATCTCATTCTCACTTATGTGACTATTTATTCCTGTGTTTTAATTACCTTAATGTAATTATCTTGTTCGGTTACTAATTTGTTGCCATGACTTATCTATTTAGCTCTGACAAGGTAATATCTCATTTAGACCTTCATTTATCTCATTCTGACGACTTCCCAAGCTGTAATGAGTTGTGGCTAagcattattgtttattaagaaGCAATATCAACAGTAGAGTGCTGTATAAACCATCACAGTAGAACAAACTAAATGTTTAGTTGTATTTGTGGTGTGTTGCAGCAAGGCAATGTGGGCATGCACGCCTCTCTAGTGGACGCGGAAGGCTTTCCACGCGCAGATGTGGATTTGTTCCAGGTCCGAACAGCAAGGCACAGCATCTCATGTAGGTGACTGCATCTGGGGAACACTGGACATGGGGCAAGAATACACCCTAGATAGACATGGCATCCTGCCTACCCCCACCCCCTgcccaccacacacatacattcacacctagTGGCTAGTAGACTAGCCAATACACCTACCGGCAATGTTTCCAGAGGTGACgttctttaataaaattattgaTGGCACTGAGACTGCTGGCCTTCACATACAGATGAAATGTCTGTGCTCTTGACCTGTTTACTAAACTGGACAATTATTAAacgttgatttatttattattattttaaatatttgattttgctGTATGCTCTTTGCCCATAAGGTTTGCAGAATGATCACAAAGCGATCATGGTGGAGATTGAAGAGGCCCTTCATAAACTGCATGCTCTGGAAAGAGCAAAGCGAGAGCAGGACCAGGCAGAAGCACAGGTGGAGAGAATGGAGCAGGAGGTGTCGTTGCCTCCACCTTTTGCCCGTGTGGATGCTGTGACTCAGGGATCCCCTGCTTACCAGGCGGTGAGGTTTAACCCCCCTGTTCACTGATTATCTGTGAGCTGGTTAGGATTAAATCTAATCTCTCTATTCTAAATATTAATACAGTCATTAATGTAGTCATTAGAGACAATTTCTGTCAGTAGAAATGTTTCAGGGAATCTGAAAACAAAGCACACCTGTTCACCTCCTAACATTTCTGTTTATAACTCTAAAACCACTTGTCATAGAATCATAGCTCTGATTTTGTATTATTCTATAAGTCATGTCAAGTTCAAACTAAAAGTTTTTATAGGATTTCTACTTCATAACAGGTTACCTAAAACAAACATGTTGTTTCTTATTCACAACAAACTTGTTTAAGATTACATCCTGAAGGTTCACCAATATGTGGATTATTCCAACACTAAATGCTTTTGTAATTAACCAATAAACTATAAATCtctttaattgaataaaaacattcattacacAAGTCCTGGAAGTTTATCTTTTTCGCTGctatttcctttatttctattcagattttttcttttgcattaaGTCAGATTTCCTTTCAAAGTGTTATTAAGCTAAATGCATTTGTGGTGTTTCATTCcttctatttatttctgttacttaattacatcacatttttttcttcactacttttcttttaattttattgctCTTTTGTATGTCTTAGTCTCCATTTCACGCTTGTTTTTTTACCTTGTCTGCCTGTATTGATCTGTTTTATTCTCTGGATTGTTTATTGTTGATTATTAATGTCTCTTAGCTTGTTTGACATGCTATatacataaaacattattattattttgctgctgctgtttttcaGGGTCTGTGCGTTGGTGATGAGGTTGTTGAGTTTGGTTCAGTGAACCCGAGCAATTTCCACAACCTGCAGAACATTGCAACTGTGGTGCAGCACAGTGAGGGGGTACGTAAAATTGTCCAACTGATGCCAatatgttgtgttttatatctGTGCAGCCCACATGTTGATGAAGCTGTATCTCATGCCTTCTTATTATACCTCGACAGAAATCCGTCAGCGTCTCTGTCATTCGGAACGGACAGAAAGTTCGCCTCAGCTTAACTCCACAGCGCTGGTCTGGGAGAGGCCTACTGGGGTAATGGCTCCTCGTTTAATATTTCATACCAACAGTGCTCATTTACAAACAATTGCGTAAGAGATATggtataaataaagtataaaatgagGCAAGGAAAAGAGTTATTACATAAGGattaaaatacaatgaaaagttttttaaaaagttctttttttcttccctgtCATCAGGTGCAACATTGTTCCTATTCACAGATGATTGAGACGAGAAAAGCTCACAACTCTTTCAAACCAATGTCACTGAGTGGCTGAAGACATTCTGCATTTTCAGTATAATGTGCTGAAGACAAGTTTACTTTTAAATTCCTTATAACTCAATTCCTGTACTCCGAGAACACAATTGTGCATTCATGAACTGGCgtgacataaaaaaatttattctaGTAAaccatgaataaataaatcttgtttTTTCATCATATTGTGTTTACAGAATTTCAAATGAGgaattaaaatgtattcttcctgttataaattaaatatattaaatattttctgaTATGGCTGTATTTCCTGATTTATACTATAAGTCTAGAAAACGTTGTAGTCTAGAAAAAGTAGTAATAGTTTACTCCAGTAATATTGCTGTGTCctgcatatatacagtacattctttaAGCAGAAAAACCTTTCATACTTTGAGAAACAGTGTTCAATAATACTGCACGTAAAATGTCCCTATTACCATCCatcatgtttcattttaaataatgtgcAGGGAAATGATTGGATTTATGTGTTGTAGCTATTTCAGCATGAAGTATTTTAACCTGCACATCCTATAGCTattatacaactaataatatcAAATGTGATCAATTACTGTAATTCCatgttttgtacatttgtaattCTGATTTTCTTCTCTGATTAGTTTCAAGAAATAATACGTCTACTTATATAGTGGATTCAGACcctttcacttttttaaaattttatgttaCAGCCTGATCCTACTATCGTTAACATTCATTTCTGTTCTCATTTTACTCAGCGACCCATAAtgacaaagtgaaaacagaattCCAGAAATGTCTTAACTAATTTGTCTACTTTTCTATTAATTAAACTGATGGGACACGAGCTGTGGCACAGAAACCTCACagccagtgttgtataaagtactagaaagcaatacttgagtaaaagtcaagtcacctttattgtcacatcaccacagcacatgtgccatggtgagtgaaattatTGGGAatgagctccagaaattgcagaaccatttacatacagtagttaagaaacagaaattaagaacagtttacatacaggtgaaaaatgtgcaaaatgctcattaccaggtgaaatgtgcaaatgtggaaaagatgcaatgtgctcatatgtagtcagtacacacagtgtactattagacatatttacaatgcactacacattacaatatgtacctatataatatatatatatgtatttataagtataaatataaataatatatatatgtaatatgttaaggtgcaaaagaatgtacagatacagaaatgtccagtggtacagatagcttattgtcagatagattattatattaaattaaatgcagtgtgtgtgtatagtccagtgtgtataaatgcagtatgaatgcagagtgtgtgtgtgtgtgtgtgtgtgtgtgtgtgtgtgtgtgtgtgtgtgtgtgtgtgtgtgtagtccagtgttgaactgttgaagttagagtgcagtgtgtagcataccatgttgtggaagtatgctgtaggctgtgttagttatggctgttaattagtctgataacctgagggaaaaagctatccctcagtcgactggtgcgggatcggatgctgcggagacgtcttcctgagggaagcagagagagcagtctgtgggacgggtggctggagtcactgatgatcctccgagcttttcttatacaccgccGTGTGTATAAGTACaggtatcgtactagaaaaagactttggtagaagtgaaagttaccttttagaatattactcaagtaaaagtcttaaagtatctggtatatactgtacttaagtatcaaaagtaattttctgatattaaatgtatttaagtatttgaagtaaaagtaaaaagtaaaatttcagtgattccctcagtgagaatttaaaacaagaagagttttatattatatattatatgactgcATAGTAAGCCAATATatgttatggtattattaaatggcaaaagggacaccaaaattttatgcatgatgtaatgatgccagtcttgaatcaaatcagttcatgtatgtgtgcattctctacagtgtgtccagtgaatgcagtcattaataaaaaaaatattcacaagacaaaaaccaaatcaataaatgttatttttatgtagtgtttaattgattgtttgcattagtatgttgtttgtgctatcaactctggtaataagaatagtgaaatttcactgcttttggttgccgtctttgcggctttccgccgattaacattatagataaatgactccagctctgactgcgcgtgcacgctgtctgtgcttctccgtagagcgtgcggacgtgcgtaatgcaatctaggagcagtgattcgccaaacctcccttattgcagtcgcacacatttcttctgattttattttgtagtaacgaataACGAAGATGATTAGTGGAAATAGaacggagtaaaagtgaaagttgacataaatttaaatagcgaagtacaGATaagtgaaatttctacttaagtacagtaccgaagtatttgtactccgttacattacaacactgctcacaGCTGACATCACAATGCATATCAGAGAAAAACCAAGCCATGACGTCACTGGGGAACAGCCTGCAAGGCTCAGTCAGAATTTAGTTTATTCTTGGTTTAGTCCTTAGATGTTCTCGAACTTTGTTTAGTCGTAGATAAGAACCTTATCAAAACATCAAAGGAAACGAAAAAAAAGTTCAATGACGTAGGTGCATCGACGTCCAATCGTGGCGCAGGAGGCGAGATTCTCTCGTCCAATCCCAACGCAGAACTCTGTACCCCGTATCCTAGCAACCTCGGTCACAAAGTATCGAATAAAACGATAACGTTTTGAATTATAAACATGCACCTAATTTTATGCACCTACAGGGAGGATCATTAAGAAAATACTTTTCTCTTATTTAGTAAATGGTATTTAGTGACCTTACAAACACTTGCTCGGCTTCTTTACTTGTAGTTAGCACTTTAACACTAAGAGACATGGCAGAAGTGGACAGAGAGGAGACTGAACTCATCACGGATAATGATGAAGGACagcaggtggaggaggagggggaaaaacccggggagaggaaagaagaagaattagaggaaaaagcagaagaagaggaacaagaagaggaagaagatgaagaggaagaagaggaagaggaaaatgaagaagaagaggaagagggaaaagaaggagaagaggaagaggtaaaagaagaagaagatgaagaggaaaaagaagaagaggaggaggaagaagaggaaggaggaTCTGGAGCATCCAGTTATGTGTACACAGCCACCTCACTGTCCCTCAGCCCTGAACAGGAGAAGCGCCTAATAACTCATCCTCTGGTAATATTTAGTGAACACAGTACCAGAAGCCAGAAGATAAAATACAAACTTACAAGCTCTGTTGTTCTGACTTTAAACATCAAACTTGCTGaaagttatttttttcagtaCCTTTGTAAATTTATACACTGAGTGTAAAATCTGTGATAACAGCTGTAATGTGTGGTTATAGACTCTGAATTGGGCTTTCGGGATAAACAAGACTCTCCCTGTCTTCAGCCTCTTGGATCAAGACAGACTTGCCATCCTGTATGCTTGTTCTCATGTAGCTGTCATATATGACCACACATCTAATTCACAACATCTGTTAcaagtaagattttttttttttgaagatatTTTTATGCAAGTGAACAAATTGTGCTCATAGAAATTAAAAATCAAGAGGAAATGCTTTCATTGCTAGTTAATATCTTTGGGTGATTTTGTGTGAGAAATAGATTTATGTCCAACAGTCCATCATTATGTTTCtttatacatacaaatatataaatgatacgCAAGACCTTAGAATGGGAGAGTCACATTTATTAAGGTCTAGTAAAATTCCCTGCTTACAGATGATTAACAATTAACATAACTGAGTGGTCCACAGTAAGCAATGTATCCTGGCCCAGAAGTGAGAATGATTAATACTGATACAACTGgtaaagtttatttttaatgttacttTTCGAGTGCTTCTGAAATACCTTGCTGAGTCTGTATCCAGACTTCTGTCCAGAACAGCTTGATGCCAGTAATTTAGGTCCTTATTTTCTTGGTGTAGTCATTTTTCCTAGAAAGTTTGTGAAAccaatgtatatttaaatagcTGGTTCCTTTCTGCTTGATGCTGacaattataatttttaaatccttttttattCTTAGGGTCACTCCAACCCCATTTCCTGCCTGTGCGTCAGCGAGGACAGACGCTGGATTGTGAGTGCTGACAAGGGCCACGATAGCCTTGTGATCATATGGGACTCATACACAGGGTATAACATTTTGTATGAATGAATTCATCATCACCTATAATATACAACACTTTTAGAAAGCATGAAAGAGTCTGTCATTGCATGTGCTGTAGGATCCCTGTTCACACCATGTTTGATTGCCATCCTGAGGGCGGTGTAGCTGCTGTGGCATTGTCAAAGGATTCAAAATACCTGGTGACTGTTGGAGCCGGTACAGTGCAGGTTGGTGGCTGGCTTTAACCTCAGCAacatttattagattttattcTAGCTGCTATGATTTAATTAATGGATTTAATGCTGATCACAGAGGGTTTGTATCTGGGATTGGACTAATGTGAATGAAGTTCCAGTGTGCAAGGTTGACATCAGCCCAGAGCTCGGTTGCCAGGTATATAGTgcatttaagtatttttttatttcatgaccAGCACATATAAGGGCTTTGTGGAAAGATTTGGATATTATCTAATGGTTTGTTCCTTTCTAGAAACACATCATATTCAACCCTACTGACAGCTGTCAGCTACTCAGTAACAGTGCAAGTCATGTCCTCTTTTACACCTGGGTGAGTACTACTTATATCTTAGTATCAGCTAAATAGGCATAACATATATTATGTCTTAATTAACCATATTCTGTTTGTCAAAATGTATTAAGGATAAAGAAACTATGCATTATGAAGCCCCTGAAATCTCCAAGGTGAGGCTTATATGATGTTTTCTGCTTCTCTACTACTAGATCCTCTTTTGATCATGGCTTAAGATGCCTTTTCTAGTCTCTATCTATAATTATGCCTACTGATACCAaatttaaatacttaaaaacaaTTAATCCATTTTAAAGAAGTATCAACTAAAAGTAGCTTAATTACAGACAATTTATTCCACTTTAAGGAAAATATCAAAAGcctaaaatgaatttttttccaCATCTGTAGACATTCATGGGGGAAGTCGGTTGCTTAAGTCAGACTGTTTTCCATGTTGGAGGCATGCAGGCTTTAACAGCTACACTGACAGGGAATATGTTGGTGTTGGATGTGCTGAGGTCAGGTACAGGCCATCGGCATGCAATAAAACCCACCAAATTAATTTCACTGCAGAAGAATGGGATTACTGTAATGACATGTTGTGACAGGTAAACAAACTCAACAGCATTCACTCTCAATGTGTTTAACACGATAACTATATATatggagagtttttttttaggaatttaAGTGTGTATTTGATTGGATAATAAACTACACATTTGCTCTTATCCCATCTCATGAACTGGATGGATTTTTCTGCCCTTTCTGTGTAGGTTTATTGTGACAGGTGATGAAAAAGGCCACATCAAATTCTATGATGAAAACTTCAAGGTCATTAGCTGCTTAACTGACTTCAATTTGGACCCCATCACATCCATTTCCCTGTCGAAGGAAATTCCTACCTTTAGCGGTGTTACAAATACAGAAGACTGCATCTTGAATACTGAACCGTTTGTCAGTAGGTGAGCCACATTTCTCAGTAATTCCATTTATGGCTCTTGTTTCCCGATGATGCTTCAGTTATTTGAAACCAGGAGCCAAAGCAGCAAATTTACCCTTGCTTTCTGAGTGGGAGGGATGGTACTCTCTCTTTAGTGAAAATTACAGTGACACTAGTCAATCATGAGCATCAATGAGATTATGTATGCAGAAAAGAGGAAATGGCACATTCCTCCACAAGTGTTAATTTGCCTTTGGCTTCATGTGCCTCTGAGGCACTATGTGTCACactcttaaaaataaaggtgccaagaagaaacaaaaagaggTTGGCagcgaagaaaaaaaatgttttgcatgTTTATAGTCTAAATATCCATTTTCCACTACAAAGAACTTTTTGTGCAATGGAAACATTGCATGGATGTTAAAAGGTTATTTTAAGAATGATACACCATATAAGAACTATTAATTTTTAGAGTGTAGCTTTCTCTGTGTGATAGACAATGGTTGGATGAACAAATTGGTGAGAAAATGGGGGAAAACTGTTTGTATTAGACTATCACTTTCAAAAGCCTTGAAAtgctggaaaaagtttacaaaaaGAATGTAGTTTTTATGAAAATCATGTAAGGAAAGAAATGCTCATATCCTACAAAAGTTAGTTTATAAGTTGCacacattaattaataattctaaatgaaaataaaacataaaagacataaaaacattaaatttgtcattgtcatttgtattttttattttattttaattattaattcacATTTGTTTTTGAGAATCTGTTATCTAAAGATAAGAAATCTGCTAAGAATTAATTTTCTTGGAAGGTAAGAAGACTTTTTAGTGAAAATTACATTTGCAGATCATCCCAAAATAGACTGTATATGAATTCTCAAATGTTATGATGTGCTCACTTTCATTTATTGTATTCTATACAATATTAACGTCATATTGTTTATAAGCCCGTGATGTCTGCTTTCATTTTATAGAAATCTTGTCCTGTCTACTGTCAGTGCAGCTGTGGTGCATGTCAATGCACAAAGTAGAAGTGCTCAGACTATAATAAAAGAACATGCTGAGCCTCTGAATGCAGTAGCTTGTCACCCTCAGCATCCACTTGTAGCTATGGGCAGCTATAGTGGCATCCTGAAAGTCTGGGAGTTTCAGCACAAAGTGACTGTATGCAGCAAAATATTCCAAACAGATGAGCAGATCCACTGTATCACCTATGATcctcaaggtgtgtgtgtgtgtgtgtgtgtgtgtgtgtgtgtgtgtgtgtgtgtgtgtgtgtgtgtgtgtgtgtgtgtgtgtgtgtgttacaaaggAATGTTATTGTATTCCGTTTACCTGAATTAGTCATGatatttcttatattatttTTCAGTTGTAGATACATTGGCAGGAATTGCCACAACGatacacatttacattgacaaaacgtttttttgtttttttttacctgtaatGTGAAAggtaaacatattaaaaaaatatatactcaCCTGTATGGCAAATTGAGTGAAGGTGCTTGGAGAaagagcatatatatatatatatatatatatatatatatatatagagagagagagagagagagagagagagagatagatagatagatagatagatagatagatagatagatagatagatagatagatagatagatagatagatagatagataaatttaagatacaatttttttttactacagttCACTGTCTCCTAATGATCTTTTTGTCAGGCCTTTACCTGGCTGTCGGCTTTGTCAGTGGTGTTGTGAAAGTTCTGGATCCCTGCACTTTAGAGGAAGAAGTAGAGGGAGGCTTTAAGTACAGTCATGACTGCATTACCAATCTTGCTTTCTCCCACAACTCCTCTTACCTGGCCGCTGCGGTTAGTGCACAAACCACACCATAAAACTACATTTATGTTGAACCAGTTATATGTATTTCCTTTTTTGAGTTTTCAGAGCAAATTTATGTGCAAATATGTACACTATTATATAACCCTATATAGTAACTAGTTCTAACATTACTCATTCAGTCTATACATACTccatatataaaagaataaagaaaataaagagaaataaatcattttttactTCAGGACGCTGGGAAAGCTGTGATGGTGTTTCATATATGTAAGGAAGGCACGCAGTATGTGTGGCAGTACCTTGGGAAACATCGCTCTCACTACAAGCCCATTCAGGATCTGCTGTTTGGAGTGTACCTGGACAGCACAGAGCCACGTCTGCTCTCCTTAGGCATGGATCGCAGACTAGTCAGTATCTTGTGAAATGCATTCCACATTTTTTAGAAT encodes:
- the psmd9 gene encoding 26S proteasome non-ATPase regulatory subunit 9; protein product: MKMTEENSPDKFTVTTEDVQRLIKKKDEIEEQIKAYYDVLEDQGNVGMHASLVDAEGFPRADVDLFQVRTARHSISCLQNDHKAIMVEIEEALHKLHALERAKREQDQAEAQVERMEQEVSLPPPFARVDAVTQGSPAYQAGLCVGDEVVEFGSVNPSNFHNLQNIATVVQHSEGKSVSVSVIRNGQKVRLSLTPQRWSGRGLLGCNIVPIHR
- the cfap251 gene encoding cilia- and flagella-associated protein 251, translating into MVFSDLTNTCSASLLVVSTLTLRDMAEVDREETELITDNDEGQQVEEEGEKPGERKEEELEEKAEEEEQEEEEDEEEEEEEENEEEEEEGKEGEEEEVKEEEDEEEKEEEEEEEEEGGSGASSYVYTATSLSLSPEQEKRLITHPLTLNWAFGINKTLPVFSLLDQDRLAILYACSHVAVIYDHTSNSQHLLQGHSNPISCLCVSEDRRWIVSADKGHDSLVIIWDSYTGIPVHTMFDCHPEGGVAAVALSKDSKYLVTVGAGTVQRVCIWDWTNVNEVPVCKVDISPELGCQKHIIFNPTDSCQLLSNSASHVLFYTWDKETMHYEAPEISKTFMGEVGCLSQTVFHVGGMQALTATLTGNMLVLDVLRSGTGHRHAIKPTKLISLQKNGITVMTCCDRFIVTGDEKGHIKFYDENFKVISCLTDFNLDPITSISLSKEIPTFSGVTNTEDCILNTEPFVSRNLVLSTVSAAVVHVNAQSRSAQTIIKEHAEPLNAVACHPQHPLVAMGSYSGILKVWEFQHKVTVCSKIFQTDEQIHCITYDPQGLYLAVGFVSGVVKVLDPCTLEEEVEGGFKYSHDCITNLAFSHNSSYLAAADAGKAVMVFHICKEGTQYVWQYLGKHRSHYKPIQDLLFGVYLDSTEPRLLSLGMDRRLVEYDLQNSRKDELLILSSERIEQSAVPMCMAWYPPLTTENFLLIASDLNKLKLLNVTTKMCRKTLLGPTYGSPVKKMIMLPSCKDGNPNSHYMAYITQDKIGVQILPLDGNPHKSSALICHSLGVSHLACSHDGKYIFTAGGSDRTVFSWEFSRPALEAAAALGGKDLIPFYTLLEGGQDGELFKAIKDLFYYCQLRSQNIDSMETRQVSTSIPLSEVPYLIRALGFYPTEHELEDMQNEVKFSRYAETGKYVSDIDLEEFVKLYLNHRLPCGISKYDLYKAFQVLGVPDENGKPVITREELLELLQARGEHMTEEELAECFTNLLGISVEEQTPDSELLLESNLPPNITMDTFATDILRFPSHEYF